From the genome of Aeromonas hydrophila subsp. hydrophila ATCC 7966:
GCGCTTCAGCTCCTTGGCCAGCAGGGAGATGGGAATGGTGGAGGTGTTGCTGGCGAGCACGGCGTCTTCGCCGATGATCCCTTCCACTTCGCCCAGTACGGCGGCTTTCACTTTCGGGTTCTCGACCACGGCTTCGACCACCACATCCACATGCTTGACGTTGTCATAGCTGAGAGTCGGGGTGATGGCGGAGAGCACCTGGCCCATCTTGATGCCGTCGATGCGGCCCTTTTCGAGCTGGCCGTTAAGCAGCTTGGTGGCTTCACCCATGCCAAGTGCCAGCGCCTTCTCGTTGATGTCCTTCATCACTGCCGGGATACCCTTGCTGGCAGACTGGTAGGCGATGCCGCCACCCATGATGCCGGCACCCAGTACGGCGGCATGGCTAGTGGCCTTAGCTGCCTGCTTGGCCGCCTTCTTGGCCAGCGCCTTGATGTGCTGATCGTTGAGGAAGATACCGACCAGCGCCTTGGCGACATCGGTCTTGGCCAGCTTGATGAAGCCCTGCGCTTCGACGGCCAGCGCCTCGTCACGACTCATGCCGGCGGCGGCCTCGACGGTTTTCACCGCCGTCATCGGGGCCGGATAGTGTTTGCCCGCCACGGCAGCAACCATGCCGGCGGCGGTGGTGAAGCTCATCATGGCTTCCAGTTTGGAGAGGCGCAGCGGGGCCTTCTTGGCGGCGCGGCGGCCCTGCCAGTCCAGCTTGCCCTTGACCGCGTCCTTGATCATCTGCACGGCGGCGCTTTGCAGCGCGTCCGGGGCGACCACGGCGTCGATGGCACCCACCTTGAGGGCGTCATCGGCACGGTAATCCTTGCCGGTGGTGATCCACTCGAGCGCGTTGTCGGCGCCGATCACCCGCGGCAGACGGACGGTGCCGCCAAAGCCCGGCATGATGCCGAGTTTGGTCTCGGGCAGGCCAATCTTGGCGCTGGTGTCAGCCAGTCGGAAGTCGGTGGAGAGAATGGTCTCGCAGCCGCCGCCTAGGGCGTGGCCCTTGATAGCGGAGAGGGTGGGCACCGGCAGATCTTCGATGGCGCTGAAGATGTCGTTGGCCTTTTTCAGCCAGCCGAGCAGATCAGCCTGCGGCAGATCGAACAGTTCCAGGAATTCGGTAATGTCGGCGCCGACGATGAAGGCGTCTTTGCCGGAGGTGAGGATCAGACCTTTTAGTTCACGTTCTTGTTGTAATGCGGCGATCGCTTCGCTCAGGGAGAGCAGGGTAGCGCGATCCAGCTTGTTGACTGAACCCGGGGCATCAAACCTCAGCTCGGCAATGCCGTCTTCGAGGTAGCTGACCGTCAGGGTTTCGCCTTGGTAGATCATGAGAGTGTCTCCTTGTTCCCACATGGTGGGGGGTGGTGCTCCTTTATCCCCAGCAGGGGGCGAGGCTCACTATTGATCCAAAAGAAGACAATTTCAACACCTATTTAAAACATTCGTTTAACAGATCTCGAGTAAAAGCTCGCCTCAGATTAACAACCAAAATAAAGGCGTCTGATGACGCCTTTATTAACCTTGTGTGGCCTCAGCTGGCCAGTTCGGGCCGGTCGCGATACTGGCTCAGCACCTCGGGATCGGCGAGGGCGTGGGTGTTGTTGACGGGCCGGTTGTGCACCACTTCCCGCACCGCCAGCTCCACTATCTTGCCGGACTTGGTGCGCGGAATGGCGTCCACCTGCAGGATGCGGGCTGGCACGTGACGGGCGGTGCAGTGCAGGCGCACCTGCTGGCGGATGCGCTCGCGCAGCGCTTCGTCCAGCATGAGGCCGGGCTTGAGCTTGACGAACAGCACCACCCGCTCGTCCTGTTGCCACTGCTGGCCGATGACGATGCTCTCTTCTACTTCCTCCAGCTGCTCGACATAGCGGTAGATCTCGCTGGTGCCGATGCGCACGCCCCCCGGGTTGAGAGTGGCGTCGGAGCGACCGTAGAACAGGATGCCGCCGGTCGGGGTCAGCTCGATCCAGTCGCCATGGCACCAGATGTTGTCGAACCGTTCGAAATAGGCGGCGTGGTACTTGTCGCCGCTGGCGTCCCCCCAGAAACCGATGGGCTGGGCCGGGAAGGGCTTGGTACAGACCAGCTCACCCTTTTCCCCCTGCACCGGCTGGCCCGCTTCGTTGAACACCTGTACCGCGAGGCCGAGGCCGCGTCCCTGGCTCTCGCCGCGGTAGACGGGGCTGATGGGGTTGCCGATGACGAAGCAGGAGCAGATGTCGGTGCCGCCGGAAATGGAGCTGAGCTGCACATCCCGCTTGATCTGCTGATAGACGTAGTCGAACCCCTCCGGCGACAGCACGGAGCCGGTGCTGCAGATAAGCCGCAACTGTGGCAGCTGGTGGGTCTTGATGGGGGCATAGCCCTGCTTGTGCAGCGCATCCAGGTATTTGGCCGAGGTGCCGAACAGGGCGACCTCTTCGTCGCGGGCGAGATCCCACAACACGTTGCCGTCCGGGTAGAAGGGGGAGCCGTCGTAGAGCACCAGGGTGGCGCCGGAGGCGAGCGCGCTCACCAGCCAGTTCCACATCATCCAGCCGCAGGTGGTGAAGTAGAAGATGCGCTCCCCCGGCTTGATGTCGCAGTGCAGCTGATGCTCTTTCAGATGTTGCAGCAGGGTGCCGCCGATGCCGTGCACGATGCACTTGGGCTTGCCGGTGGTGCCGGACGAATAGAGGATGTAGAGCGGGTCATTGAAGGCCATGGGCTCGAACTGCAGGCTGGCATCCGGCTGGCTGGCCAGGATCTGGCGCCAGTCGTGGCCCAGCTGCAGGGGATGGCCCAGCAGGGGGATGATGACTGTCTGCTCTATGCTGTCGATCTGGCCGACGACCCCTGCCACTTTGTCCTGAATGTCGATGGCCTTGCCGTTGTAGTGATAGCCATCCACCGCAAACAGCACCCGCGGCCGGGTCTGGCCGAAGCGCTCCACCACGCTGGCTTCGCCGAAATCGGGGCTGGTGGAGGTCCAGATCGCTCCCAGGCTGGTGGTTGCCAGCATGGCCACCACGGTTTGCGGGATATTGGGCAGGTAGGCTGCCACTACGTCGCCCCGGCCGATGCCCTGGCCACGCAGCCACTGGGCCAGTCTGGCGACCTGATCCGCCAGCTCGCGCCAGCTCAAGGTCTGGCTGGGGCTACCCTCGATGCGGGAGATGATGGCCGGCGTGTCGTCCTGGCGGCGCAACAGGTTTTCGGCGAAGTTGAGCCGGCTGTCGGGGAACCAGCGGGTGCGCTGCATCTCCTGGCGGTTCTCCGCCACTATGTTACCGAGCTCGCCCTTGACGCCGCAGTGCTGCCACACCAGCGGCCAGAAACGGGTTGTCTTCTCCACCGACCACTGGTAGAGCTGGGCGTAGCTGTGCAGCTGCAGGCCGTGGAAGCGGTTGACCTCGGCCATGAAGTGCTGGAGGTTGGATTGCTGAATCCGCTCCTGATCCGGTTGCCACAGGCAAAGGTTGTGCATGAGTAGTCCCTGACTGCATGTATCTACCGGCAGTGTATTGAATTGTTTTTTATTTGTTAATGGTTGGTTTTTGTTTCATAACAAAAGCCTTGTAACGTATGCGTTACCTCACGAAGCGATTGCTTGACGGTTCGAGCCTTGATTCGCTTGATGTTATGCTGAAACCACATTTCTCCCGGAGCAGGACGCCATGAGCAGCTACAGCCAACTTTTTGCCCAGCACCTC
Proteins encoded in this window:
- the fadB gene encoding fatty acid oxidation complex subunit alpha FadB, with translation MIYQGETLTVSYLEDGIAELRFDAPGSVNKLDRATLLSLSEAIAALQQERELKGLILTSGKDAFIVGADITEFLELFDLPQADLLGWLKKANDIFSAIEDLPVPTLSAIKGHALGGGCETILSTDFRLADTSAKIGLPETKLGIMPGFGGTVRLPRVIGADNALEWITTGKDYRADDALKVGAIDAVVAPDALQSAAVQMIKDAVKGKLDWQGRRAAKKAPLRLSKLEAMMSFTTAAGMVAAVAGKHYPAPMTAVKTVEAAAGMSRDEALAVEAQGFIKLAKTDVAKALVGIFLNDQHIKALAKKAAKQAAKATSHAAVLGAGIMGGGIAYQSASKGIPAVMKDINEKALALGMGEATKLLNGQLEKGRIDGIKMGQVLSAITPTLSYDNVKHVDVVVEAVVENPKVKAAVLGEVEGIIGEDAVLASNTSTIPISLLAKELKRPQNFCGMHFFNPVHRMPLVEIIRGEQTSDETINRVVAYAAAMGKSPVVVNDCPGFFVNRVLFPYFFGFNKLVADGADFAAVDKVMEKEFGWPMGPAYLLDVVGIDTGHHAGDVMAQGFPARMSKEGRTAIDVMYEVNRFGQKNGKGFYAYEQDKKGKPKKVADAASYELLAPIAKPKQDFDKDAIIARMMIPMINEVVLCLEEGIVATPAEADIALVYGLGFPPFRGGVFRYLDTIGLDRYVAMADQYADLGPLYRVSDKLREMAAQGKTFY
- a CDS encoding acetoacetate--CoA ligase; translated protein: MHNLCLWQPDQERIQQSNLQHFMAEVNRFHGLQLHSYAQLYQWSVEKTTRFWPLVWQHCGVKGELGNIVAENRQEMQRTRWFPDSRLNFAENLLRRQDDTPAIISRIEGSPSQTLSWRELADQVARLAQWLRGQGIGRGDVVAAYLPNIPQTVVAMLATTSLGAIWTSTSPDFGEASVVERFGQTRPRVLFAVDGYHYNGKAIDIQDKVAGVVGQIDSIEQTVIIPLLGHPLQLGHDWRQILASQPDASLQFEPMAFNDPLYILYSSGTTGKPKCIVHGIGGTLLQHLKEHQLHCDIKPGERIFYFTTCGWMMWNWLVSALASGATLVLYDGSPFYPDGNVLWDLARDEEVALFGTSAKYLDALHKQGYAPIKTHQLPQLRLICSTGSVLSPEGFDYVYQQIKRDVQLSSISGGTDICSCFVIGNPISPVYRGESQGRGLGLAVQVFNEAGQPVQGEKGELVCTKPFPAQPIGFWGDASGDKYHAAYFERFDNIWCHGDWIELTPTGGILFYGRSDATLNPGGVRIGTSEIYRYVEQLEEVEESIVIGQQWQQDERVVLFVKLKPGLMLDEALRERIRQQVRLHCTARHVPARILQVDAIPRTKSGKIVELAVREVVHNRPVNNTHALADPEVLSQYRDRPELAS